In the genome of Streptomyces pactum, one region contains:
- a CDS encoding helix-turn-helix domain-containing protein — protein MFSDSNAVVRPARPSGPDWTPTAANIMLGRAVKDLRERAGLTQKDLAGRIHVSAATINRLENADTTPMRRTVESVIGLLGPDSATRDGLLMMLARTEEPEWFQHRFEDCTPDHLRRLLGLESMAIHITSYDVRLVSGLLQTPEYAAHIIRTGLHLTEWRGPEAERRLAQRLERQERVLGQADPPRCVFLMDESVLIRRVGPDEVMRGQLVRLRELTDLPHIVIRFVLFDRFIAGNAGSMAGSMAQLQFGRGGLPDLVYVEGYEKADYFTPPPRRARSPERPPTPRENHFERHLQLLLRIQGEACASPAESRRMLDEAISRYS, from the coding sequence GTGTTCTCGGACTCGAATGCGGTGGTCCGTCCGGCCCGGCCGTCCGGGCCGGACTGGACTCCCACGGCGGCGAACATCATGCTCGGTCGCGCGGTGAAGGATCTGCGCGAGCGCGCCGGGCTGACCCAGAAGGATCTGGCGGGCCGGATTCATGTCTCGGCCGCCACCATCAACCGGCTGGAGAACGCGGACACCACGCCGATGCGGCGGACGGTCGAGTCCGTGATCGGGCTCCTCGGCCCGGACTCCGCCACCCGCGACGGGCTGCTGATGATGCTCGCGCGTACCGAGGAACCGGAGTGGTTCCAGCACCGGTTCGAGGACTGCACCCCGGACCACCTCCGCCGGCTGCTCGGCCTGGAGTCGATGGCCATCCACATCACGTCCTACGACGTGCGGCTGGTGTCGGGGCTGCTGCAGACCCCGGAGTACGCCGCCCACATCATCCGCACCGGCCTGCACCTGACGGAGTGGCGCGGGCCGGAGGCGGAGCGGCGTCTCGCCCAGCGGCTGGAACGTCAGGAGCGGGTGCTCGGTCAGGCCGATCCGCCCCGGTGCGTCTTCCTGATGGACGAGTCCGTCCTGATACGGCGGGTGGGACCGGACGAGGTGATGCGCGGGCAGCTGGTGCGCTTGCGCGAGCTGACCGACCTGCCGCACATCGTCATCCGGTTCGTGCTGTTCGACCGCTTCATCGCGGGGAACGCGGGCTCGATGGCGGGCTCCATGGCACAGCTCCAGTTCGGACGTGGCGGCCTGCCCGACCTCGTCTACGTCGAGGGGTACGAGAAGGCCGACTACTTCACCCCGCCTCCCCGGCGCGCCCGGAGCCCGGAGCGGCCACCGACCCCCCGGGAGAACCACTTCGAGCGCCACCTGCAACTGCTGCTGCGCATCCAGGGCGAAGCGTGTGCGTCACCCGCCGAGAGCCGGCGCATGCTGGACGAGGCCATCAGCCGTTACTCCTAG
- a CDS encoding DUF397 domain-containing protein: MREFTNGMPAGLIPGAWMKSRKSEANGMCVEALRLPHGGVALRNSTDPTGPALVFTAGEMAAFLDGAKNGEFDILITANS; this comes from the coding sequence ATGCGGGAGTTCACCAACGGAATGCCTGCCGGCCTCATCCCGGGCGCCTGGATGAAGAGCCGCAAGAGCGAGGCCAACGGCATGTGCGTCGAGGCGCTGAGGCTCCCGCACGGGGGCGTGGCCCTGCGGAACTCGACCGATCCGACGGGTCCGGCGCTGGTCTTCACCGCCGGCGAGATGGCGGCCTTCCTCGACGGCGCGAAGAACGGCGAGTTCGACATCCTCATCACCGCCAACTCCTGA
- a CDS encoding alpha/beta fold hydrolase, translating to MTGISTDIAVSLDGFAAGAGEITLGIEAFGDDDAPLVLLVGGTTMLSWPDALCERLAAGGRRVVRYDLRDSGRSTTTDPEAPAYTLRDLAADAAALAGALGAGPAHLAGIGVGGMVAQVAALDHPAAFSALTLIGTRPVAPGPTDDDLPDHDPATMGRLFARPMPDWADREAVAEFAAGGAEVLGDDPAAARATAARIWDRTPGTAPPVQLANQLGLVFSKLDCTPRWRERLPEIELPALVVHGRRNRFFPVGNGEALAREIPGARLLVLDRAATAIPGPAVGEVAEAMLALG from the coding sequence ATGACGGGAATCAGCACGGACATCGCGGTCTCCCTCGACGGCTTCGCCGCCGGCGCCGGTGAGATCACCTTGGGCATCGAAGCGTTCGGGGACGACGACGCGCCGCTCGTCCTGCTCGTGGGCGGGACGACGATGCTCTCCTGGCCCGACGCGCTCTGCGAGCGCCTCGCCGCCGGCGGGCGCCGGGTGGTGCGCTACGACCTCCGCGACAGCGGGAGGTCCACGACGACCGATCCGGAGGCGCCCGCCTACACCCTGCGCGACCTCGCGGCCGACGCGGCGGCCCTGGCCGGCGCGCTCGGCGCAGGGCCCGCGCACCTGGCGGGGATCGGCGTGGGCGGAATGGTCGCCCAGGTGGCCGCCCTCGACCACCCGGCCGCCTTCTCGGCGCTCACCCTGATCGGCACCCGGCCGGTCGCCCCCGGCCCGACCGACGACGACCTCCCCGACCACGACCCGGCGACGATGGGCCGGCTGTTCGCACGTCCGATGCCCGACTGGGCCGACCGCGAGGCGGTCGCGGAGTTCGCCGCCGGTGGCGCGGAGGTCCTCGGCGACGACCCCGCCGCCGCACGCGCCACCGCCGCGCGGATCTGGGACCGCACCCCCGGCACCGCGCCACCGGTCCAGCTGGCCAACCAGCTGGGCCTGGTGTTCTCCAAGCTCGACTGCACACCCCGCTGGCGCGAGCGGCTGCCGGAGATCGAGCTCCCCGCGCTCGTGGTCCACGGCCGCCGGAACCGCTTCTTCCCCGTCGGCAACGGCGAGGCGCTCGCGCGTGAGATCCCCGGCGCGCGGCTGCTCGTCCTCGACCGGGCCGCCACCGCGATCCCGGGCCCGGCGGTGGGAGAGGTCGCCGAGGCGATGCTCGCACTCGGCTGA
- a CDS encoding oxidoreductase translates to MSWTPDAIPDQSGRVVVVTGANSGIGYVTARELARRGAHVVLACRSHERGRAAVERLRTEVPGARAELRLLDLADLTSVRGFAGSWSHDRLDLLVNNAGVAMVPFSRTADGFESQFGINHLGTFALTGLLLPHLSAASDPRVVTVSSEGQRFARFDLTNLDAERRYRAAFAYVQSKRANLYFARELQRRADASGLRLRSMAVAPGLTRSNVLTGGAHGTRGRAYQVLTRLLLRIAFRPTPEGAKTSLYAATVPHLPGGSYVVPDGPFQLRGEPVLRSRERALRDARTAHRLWVLSEELTGVRYPLRAAPPARR, encoded by the coding sequence ATGAGCTGGACGCCCGATGCCATCCCCGACCAGTCGGGACGCGTGGTGGTCGTCACCGGCGCCAACAGCGGCATCGGATACGTCACCGCACGCGAACTCGCCCGCCGCGGCGCCCATGTCGTCCTCGCCTGCCGCAGCCACGAGCGCGGGCGGGCAGCGGTGGAGCGGCTGCGGACCGAGGTACCCGGTGCCCGCGCCGAGCTGCGCCTGCTCGACCTCGCCGACCTGACGTCGGTCCGCGGTTTCGCCGGGAGCTGGAGCCACGACCGGCTCGACCTCCTGGTCAACAACGCCGGCGTGGCCATGGTGCCGTTCTCCCGGACCGCCGACGGCTTCGAGTCCCAGTTCGGCATCAACCACCTCGGCACGTTCGCGCTCACCGGCCTCCTCCTGCCTCATCTGTCGGCCGCGTCCGACCCGCGCGTGGTCACGGTCAGCAGCGAGGGCCAGCGCTTCGCCCGGTTCGACCTGACCAACCTCGATGCCGAGCGCCGCTACCGGGCGGCGTTCGCCTATGTGCAGTCCAAGCGGGCCAATCTCTACTTCGCCCGGGAACTGCAGCGGAGGGCCGACGCCTCCGGACTGAGGCTGCGCAGTATGGCCGTCGCGCCCGGACTCACGCGCTCCAACGTGCTCACCGGCGGCGCCCACGGCACCCGGGGCCGCGCGTACCAGGTCCTCACCCGCCTGCTCCTGCGCATAGCCTTCCGCCCCACACCGGAGGGTGCCAAGACCTCCCTGTACGCCGCGACCGTTCCCCATCTGCCGGGCGGGAGCTACGTCGTGCCCGACGGGCCGTTCCAGCTCCGCGGCGAGCCCGTCCTCCGCAGCCGGGAACGCGCCCTCCGCGACGCCCGGACCGCCCACCGGTTGTGGGTCCTGTCGGAGGAACTCACCGGGGTGCGGTACCCGTTGCGCGCGGCACCGCCGGCTCGGCGGTGA
- a CDS encoding TetR/AcrR family transcriptional regulator: protein MESVEPSVEPSPRRAPAVGRGRKMRAAVLEATIAELTETGYAALTVEGVARRAGVHKTTIYRNWTDSDGLVADALAGHFAADIPIPDTGAVESDLRALARSLVATMTTRAGRALLAAVLSDAVRVPRLAEVKHALFNDRFRRAEPVVTRAVERGELPADTDPAELLKALAAPIYFRLVFTGEPVDEATADRAVNVALAAAHAGALSAR, encoded by the coding sequence ATGGAGTCTGTCGAACCGTCTGTCGAACCGTCCCCACGGCGTGCCCCCGCTGTCGGGCGCGGCAGGAAGATGCGCGCCGCCGTGCTGGAGGCGACCATCGCCGAGCTCACGGAGACGGGGTATGCGGCTCTGACCGTGGAGGGCGTCGCCCGGCGGGCCGGCGTGCACAAGACGACGATCTACCGCAACTGGACGGACTCCGACGGACTCGTCGCCGACGCGCTGGCCGGCCACTTCGCCGCGGACATCCCGATCCCCGACACCGGGGCGGTGGAGAGCGACCTGCGCGCACTGGCCCGCTCCCTCGTGGCCACCATGACCACGCGAGCCGGCCGGGCCCTGCTGGCCGCGGTCCTCTCGGACGCCGTACGCGTCCCCCGGCTCGCCGAGGTCAAGCACGCGCTCTTCAACGACCGGTTCCGGCGGGCGGAACCCGTGGTCACCCGAGCCGTCGAGCGCGGGGAACTGCCCGCGGACACCGACCCGGCCGAACTCCTCAAGGCCCTCGCCGCGCCGATCTACTTCCGCCTGGTGTTCACCGGCGAGCCGGTCGACGAGGCGACCGCGGACCGGGCGGTGAACGTCGCCCTGGCCGCCGCGCACGCCGGCGCCCTGTCGGCGAGGTGA
- a CDS encoding carboxymuconolactone decarboxylase family protein yields the protein METRSITAEVPMAPRMTEDPAQLVPELAEVSAALFRVTGNGSVPRSTISLVQLRAGQIVGSTYLTVLHTGFLRKAGQSEERITSVASWQDSPYFTGAERAALALVEAVLQPSAHGERVPDELYAEVAGHYEAKALATLMFAIGQVNFFIPVALTAKPVPGRSFTDPWN from the coding sequence ATGGAAACGCGTTCGATCACGGCAGAGGTCCCGATGGCTCCCCGGATGACCGAGGACCCGGCGCAGTTGGTGCCGGAGCTGGCGGAGGTCTCGGCGGCGCTGTTCAGGGTCACCGGCAACGGCTCGGTGCCCCGTTCCACCATCAGCCTGGTCCAGCTTCGCGCCGGCCAGATCGTGGGCAGCACCTATCTGACCGTCCTGCACACCGGCTTCCTGCGCAAGGCCGGGCAGTCGGAGGAGCGGATCACGTCCGTGGCCTCCTGGCAGGACTCGCCGTACTTCACCGGCGCCGAGCGGGCCGCGCTGGCGCTGGTGGAAGCGGTGCTCCAGCCGTCCGCGCACGGCGAGCGGGTCCCCGACGAGCTGTACGCCGAGGTGGCCGGGCACTACGAGGCCAAGGCGCTCGCCACGCTGATGTTCGCGATCGGCCAGGTCAACTTCTTCATCCCGGTGGCGCTCACCGCCAAGCCGGTGCCGGGCCGGTCGTTCACCGACCCGTGGAACTGA
- a CDS encoding ABATE domain-containing protein: MKQTPADDLAKTALPPAPGADRYRSLDFADTTATLPAGHSYDLLAVPASAMRWLAVHDLTTPDIQLYDVCTRRMRALRVHVRALFTARVEGTAPPAESLGAVNDALIAVPTAPLLAWDGTQGPRRVQAHPTDQAVGHALATLAADAADLLTGPDGGLLAVCGSAPCDRFLLRTHGRRHWCSTRCGDRARAARAYARRSGNAT; encoded by the coding sequence ATGAAGCAGACCCCGGCCGACGACCTCGCGAAGACCGCCCTTCCCCCGGCGCCGGGCGCCGACCGGTACCGGTCCCTGGACTTCGCCGACACCACCGCGACGCTCCCGGCCGGGCACAGCTACGACCTGCTCGCCGTACCCGCGTCCGCCATGCGCTGGCTCGCCGTCCACGACCTGACCACCCCGGACATCCAGCTGTACGACGTGTGCACCCGGCGGATGCGCGCGCTCCGCGTCCACGTGCGCGCCCTGTTCACCGCGCGCGTGGAGGGCACCGCCCCGCCCGCGGAATCCCTGGGTGCCGTGAACGACGCGCTGATCGCCGTGCCCACCGCACCCCTGCTCGCCTGGGACGGCACGCAAGGGCCGCGCCGCGTCCAGGCACACCCCACCGACCAGGCCGTCGGCCACGCGCTCGCGACCCTCGCCGCCGACGCCGCCGATCTGCTCACCGGTCCCGACGGGGGCCTCCTCGCCGTCTGCGGCTCCGCACCCTGCGACCGGTTCCTGCTGCGCACCCACGGCCGGCGCCACTGGTGTTCCACCCGCTGCGGCGACCGCGCCCGCGCCGCCCGTGCCTACGCCCGCCGCAGCGGGAACGCGACCTGA
- a CDS encoding MBL fold metallo-hydrolase has translation MSQHDTAQFPVRVFGGPTALFEYGGLRFLTDPTFDGPGEYGAPGRPGLKKTAPPAGSPADLGRLDVVLLSHDEHADNLDTSGRALLADVPLTLTTPAGGQRLGDGAKGLADWESVELDRPGGGTVTVTGVPAIHGPGAREDVEPITGQVVGFVLTGDGLPTVYVSGDNASLDAVKEIAERFAPVDTAILFAGAPRIPVLYGGEPLVLDSAQAAEAARILGARRVVPVHHDSWAHFTEGRDDLEAAFTAAGLADRLDPDWRQRA, from the coding sequence ATGTCCCAGCACGACACCGCGCAGTTCCCGGTCCGGGTCTTCGGCGGCCCCACCGCCCTGTTCGAGTACGGCGGCCTGCGCTTCCTGACCGACCCGACCTTCGACGGGCCGGGCGAGTACGGGGCACCGGGGCGGCCGGGCCTGAAGAAGACCGCCCCGCCCGCCGGCAGCCCGGCCGACCTCGGCCGCCTCGACGTGGTCCTGCTCTCGCACGACGAGCACGCCGACAACCTCGACACCTCCGGCCGCGCCCTGCTCGCCGACGTTCCCCTCACCCTCACCACGCCCGCCGGCGGACAGCGGCTGGGCGACGGGGCCAAGGGCCTGGCGGACTGGGAGTCGGTCGAGCTGGACCGCCCCGGCGGCGGCACGGTCACGGTCACCGGGGTGCCCGCCATCCACGGGCCCGGCGCCCGCGAGGACGTCGAGCCGATCACCGGCCAGGTCGTCGGCTTCGTCCTCACGGGTGACGGCCTGCCCACCGTCTACGTCAGCGGCGACAACGCCTCCCTGGACGCCGTCAAGGAGATCGCCGAGCGGTTCGCCCCGGTGGACACCGCCATCCTCTTCGCCGGCGCCCCCCGCATCCCCGTGCTCTACGGCGGCGAGCCCCTCGTCCTGGACAGCGCCCAGGCCGCCGAGGCCGCCCGCATCCTCGGTGCCCGCCGGGTCGTCCCCGTCCACCACGACAGCTGGGCCCACTTCACCGAGGGCCGCGACGACCTCGAAGCCGCCTTCACCGCCGCCGGCCTCGCCGACCGCCTCGACCCCGACTGGCGGCAGCGGGCCTGA
- the cas2e gene encoding type I-E CRISPR-associated endoribonuclease Cas2e gives MTVIVLTNCPAGLRGFLTRWLLEISPGVFLGSPSARVRDILWDEVRQYSGQGRALLAYQTDEQGFTFRTHDHAWHPTDHEGLTLLHRPAAPSRPRAETDPPRQGWSKAAKRRRFGR, from the coding sequence GTGACCGTCATCGTCCTCACCAACTGCCCCGCGGGCCTGCGCGGGTTCCTCACCCGCTGGCTCCTGGAGATCTCTCCCGGCGTCTTCCTGGGCTCGCCGTCCGCCCGCGTCCGCGACATCCTCTGGGACGAGGTCCGTCAGTACTCCGGCCAGGGCCGCGCCCTGCTCGCGTACCAGACCGACGAGCAGGGATTCACTTTCCGCACCCACGACCACGCGTGGCACCCCACCGATCACGAGGGCCTCACCCTCCTCCACCGCCCCGCTGCCCCCTCCCGGCCCCGGGCGGAAACCGACCCACCGCGCCAGGGATGGAGCAAGGCGGCGAAGCGGCGGAGGTTCGGAAGATGA
- the cas1e gene encoding type I-E CRISPR-associated endonuclease Cas1e has product MGTVSKRSLSSPRELTRVGDRVSFLYLERCTVHRDDNAITATDADGVTHIPSATIGTLLLGPGTRVTHQAMALLGESGAAVMWVGEHGVRHYAGGRALTRSSGLVEAQATAWANRRTRLEVARAMYRLRFPDEDPSGRTRDELLRMEGRRLKECYRREAARTGVPWKRREYHRDDFSAADAPNQGITAAAQCMYGVAHAVVAALGCSPGLGFVHSGHERSFVLDIADLYKTEIAIPAAFDAAAEGEDDVPTRTRRALRDRINKTRLLERCANDIKTLLRCEEAETADDADRVGLQSDGGRLLDGGRNYGDEPIW; this is encoded by the coding sequence ATGGGCACCGTCAGCAAGCGCAGTCTCTCCTCCCCTCGGGAACTCACCCGTGTCGGTGACCGGGTGTCATTCCTCTACCTAGAGCGTTGCACCGTCCATCGTGACGACAACGCCATCACCGCCACGGACGCCGACGGCGTCACCCACATTCCCTCGGCCACGATCGGCACCCTGTTGCTCGGCCCCGGGACCCGGGTGACCCACCAGGCCATGGCCCTGCTCGGCGAGAGCGGAGCCGCGGTGATGTGGGTGGGTGAGCACGGGGTGCGCCACTACGCCGGCGGGCGCGCCCTGACCCGCTCCTCGGGGCTGGTCGAGGCGCAGGCCACGGCATGGGCGAACCGCCGTACGCGACTCGAAGTGGCGCGCGCGATGTACCGCCTGCGGTTCCCCGATGAGGACCCCTCCGGCCGCACCCGCGACGAGCTGCTGCGTATGGAAGGCCGCCGGTTGAAGGAGTGCTACCGCAGGGAAGCGGCCCGCACGGGCGTGCCCTGGAAGCGCCGCGAATACCACCGTGACGACTTCTCGGCGGCCGACGCCCCCAACCAGGGGATTACCGCGGCGGCCCAGTGCATGTACGGCGTCGCCCACGCCGTGGTCGCCGCGCTGGGCTGCTCCCCCGGGCTCGGTTTCGTCCACTCCGGGCACGAACGGTCCTTCGTCCTGGACATCGCCGACCTGTACAAGACGGAGATCGCCATCCCGGCCGCCTTCGACGCGGCGGCGGAGGGCGAGGACGACGTGCCGACGCGCACCCGGCGGGCCCTGCGCGACCGCATCAACAAGACACGGCTCCTGGAACGCTGTGCGAACGACATCAAGACGCTGCTCCGCTGCGAGGAAGCCGAGACGGCCGACGACGCGGATCGCGTAGGGCTCCAGTCCGACGGCGGACGCCTGCTCGACGGCGGCCGCAACTACGGGGACGAGCCGATCTGGTGA
- the cas6e gene encoding type I-E CRISPR-associated protein Cas6/Cse3/CasE, protein MYLTRFRFNTARPEARRLLGSPHRLHGAVNMAFPEPPPREGTGPRVLWRLDSAPANRVDLFISSPSPPDLTHLVEQAGWPSLGEQGWSTFAYGEFLDALRQGDIWAFRLTANPVHHIRRDVDAPGTPTRRTAHVTPRHQIGWLLKHQERAGFTVLERPAGVESATAGTDYEVVVHDRTPVRFGKPTDAGTGASGTGQGRGRRAPDSPDVRFTRATFDGRLRITDLTVFRRTLTHGLGKAKAYGCGLMTLTPVR, encoded by the coding sequence ATGTACCTGACCCGTTTCCGCTTCAACACCGCCCGCCCCGAGGCGCGGCGGCTCCTCGGCTCCCCGCACCGCCTGCACGGCGCGGTCAACATGGCGTTCCCGGAGCCTCCGCCACGCGAGGGCACCGGCCCCCGGGTGTTGTGGCGGCTCGACAGCGCGCCGGCCAACCGTGTCGACCTCTTCATCTCCAGCCCCTCCCCACCGGACCTCACCCACCTCGTGGAACAGGCCGGCTGGCCCAGCTTGGGTGAGCAGGGGTGGAGCACCTTCGCCTACGGGGAGTTCCTGGACGCTCTCCGCCAGGGCGACATCTGGGCGTTCCGCCTCACCGCCAACCCGGTGCACCACATCCGCAGGGATGTGGACGCCCCCGGCACGCCGACCAGACGCACCGCCCACGTCACGCCCCGCCACCAGATCGGCTGGCTGCTGAAGCACCAGGAGCGTGCGGGGTTCACCGTGCTCGAAAGGCCGGCCGGGGTCGAGTCCGCCACGGCCGGCACGGACTACGAGGTGGTCGTGCACGACCGGACACCGGTGCGGTTCGGCAAGCCGACGGACGCGGGCACCGGCGCGTCCGGCACAGGGCAGGGCAGGGGCCGGCGCGCTCCGGACAGCCCGGACGTGCGCTTCACGCGTGCGACGTTCGACGGCAGACTGCGGATCACCGACCTCACCGTGTTCCGCCGTACGCTGACCCACGGGCTGGGCAAGGCGAAGGCGTACGGCTGCGGTCTGATGACGCTGACCCCGGTGCGGTGA
- the cas5e gene encoding type I-E CRISPR-associated protein Cas5/CasD — protein sequence MTVLMLRLAGPLQAWGSAARFVRRTTEHAPTKSGVLGLLAAAQGRPRGADLSDLAALRFGVRIDQPGSRVRDFHTAHHADSGRAMPLSERYYLADAVFVAGVEGEEELVRRLHAAVRAPRFLPYLGRRSCPPARPLLFEGSLSDRPLEDALRGVPWQASRWYVRQLARTGPDGRTKTAPEELDLLLDCPPGEEPDFSLRDTPVTFDPRHRQYAVRGVRTSHVHAPAHDPTAHLRPAASPGRPAPRPGCLLGPRCT from the coding sequence ATGACCGTGCTGATGCTGCGGTTGGCCGGACCGTTGCAGGCGTGGGGGTCGGCCGCCCGGTTCGTGCGCCGCACCACGGAGCACGCTCCGACGAAGAGCGGTGTGCTGGGGCTGCTGGCCGCCGCCCAGGGGCGTCCCCGGGGCGCGGACCTCTCCGACCTGGCCGCGCTGCGCTTCGGCGTGCGCATCGACCAGCCGGGGTCCCGGGTGCGGGACTTCCACACCGCGCACCACGCCGACTCGGGCCGGGCGATGCCGCTCTCGGAGCGTTACTACCTGGCCGACGCGGTCTTCGTCGCCGGGGTGGAGGGTGAGGAGGAGCTGGTACGGCGGCTGCACGCGGCCGTGCGGGCGCCCCGGTTCCTCCCCTACCTGGGGCGGCGGTCGTGCCCGCCGGCCCGCCCGCTGCTGTTCGAAGGGTCCCTGAGCGACCGGCCCCTGGAGGACGCGCTGCGCGGCGTGCCGTGGCAGGCGTCGCGGTGGTACGTCAGGCAACTGGCCCGCACCGGGCCGGACGGCCGGACGAAGACCGCCCCGGAGGAGCTGGACCTCCTCCTGGACTGTCCGCCCGGCGAGGAGCCCGACTTCTCGCTGCGCGACACGCCCGTCACCTTCGACCCGCGTCACCGGCAGTACGCGGTGCGGGGTGTGCGGACCTCACACGTTCACGCACCCGCGCACGATCCGACCGCGCACCTGCGCCCGGCCGCGTCCCCCGGCCGCCCGGCCCCCCGCCCCGGATGTCTCCTAGGACCGCGATGTACCTGA
- the cas7e gene encoding type I-E CRISPR-associated protein Cas7/Cse4/CasC, translating to MTRTILDIHILQNVPPSNMNRDDTGTPKSAYYGGVRRARVSSQAWKRATRSRFNELLPPEELGVRTKKVVEALAERITARDPELAGTAPQLAEETLKAATGSSFEVPKRKAKEDDGTAVSESKYLMFLSRRQLDALAAVAVEASGGGNVARLKNALKDKEQKARARTAVDTRHSVDIALFGRMVADSADLNVEAATQVAHALSVHRSDIESDYYTAVDDRSGESESGAGMIGTVDFHSATLYRYAAVDVDELQRNLGVGLKEDEPPSTPASKAVTAFLEAFITSLPTGKINTFGNHTLPSAVIVKIRDRWPISFVGAFEEPVPKSAEGGFLRESCRRLAAYVPDLERQYGLADGPTWVFRVGEETRALEGLQGTEVTLGALLEQVKDAVAERLGSGA from the coding sequence GTGACCCGCACCATCCTCGACATCCACATCCTCCAGAACGTGCCGCCGAGCAACATGAACCGGGACGACACCGGAACTCCCAAGTCCGCTTACTACGGCGGTGTACGCCGGGCCCGGGTGTCGAGCCAGGCATGGAAACGCGCCACCCGGAGCCGGTTCAACGAGCTGCTGCCGCCGGAGGAGCTCGGCGTGCGGACGAAGAAGGTGGTCGAGGCGCTGGCCGAACGCATCACCGCGCGCGACCCTGAGCTCGCCGGAACGGCCCCGCAGCTCGCGGAGGAGACCTTGAAGGCGGCCACCGGTTCGTCGTTCGAGGTCCCGAAGCGCAAGGCCAAGGAAGACGACGGGACAGCGGTCTCGGAGTCGAAGTACCTGATGTTCCTCAGCAGGCGGCAGCTGGACGCGCTCGCCGCGGTGGCGGTGGAAGCCAGCGGTGGCGGAAACGTGGCGCGGCTCAAGAACGCCTTGAAGGACAAGGAGCAGAAGGCGAGGGCGCGCACCGCCGTGGACACCCGCCACTCGGTGGACATCGCCCTCTTCGGGCGGATGGTGGCGGACTCCGCCGATCTCAACGTGGAAGCCGCGACGCAGGTCGCGCACGCGCTGAGCGTGCACCGGTCTGACATCGAGTCGGACTACTACACGGCGGTGGACGATCGCAGCGGGGAGTCCGAGTCGGGCGCGGGCATGATCGGTACGGTGGACTTCCACTCCGCGACGCTGTACCGGTACGCGGCGGTGGACGTGGACGAGCTCCAGCGCAACCTCGGTGTCGGCCTCAAGGAGGACGAACCCCCGAGCACGCCGGCCTCGAAGGCCGTCACCGCCTTCCTGGAGGCGTTCATCACCTCCCTGCCGACCGGAAAGATCAACACCTTCGGCAACCACACCCTCCCCTCCGCCGTCATCGTCAAGATCCGCGACCGGTGGCCGATCAGCTTCGTCGGAGCCTTCGAGGAGCCGGTGCCCAAGTCCGCGGAAGGGGGGTTCCTGCGGGAGAGCTGCCGCCGACTCGCCGCGTACGTACCCGATCTGGAGCGGCAGTACGGTCTGGCGGACGGGCCCACCTGGGTGTTCCGGGTCGGCGAGGAGACGCGGGCGTTGGAGGGGCTGCAGGGCACAGAGGTGACCCTGGGCGCGCTGCTGGAGCAGGTCAAGGACGCGGTGGCCGAACGCCTGGGGTCCGGGGCATGA
- the casB gene encoding type I-E CRISPR-associated protein Cse2/CasB — translation MQAGYRQDAPWAVAAVARLRREAGRDAYASPTAWGLDHLETLNELREARRTAEPEGRDGGIAAPSYFSSAARATQEERERREDTAVHIAVTLWALHQQSLRDEPMHLVGWPLGRAVRRLAHGRTGVRDSEASVDGAGADPAEERVEDAGETVRRRFVRVGTASDTDVFATRLRELVLLLRSARIPLDYALLADQLLLWQDENRRDDVRRAWGRDFHRRHGRPDPAHVDGEGDEAATDSVPADDLA, via the coding sequence TTGCAGGCCGGCTACCGGCAGGACGCGCCTTGGGCGGTCGCGGCCGTCGCTCGGCTGCGCCGCGAAGCCGGACGGGACGCGTACGCCTCCCCCACCGCCTGGGGGCTCGACCACCTGGAGACCCTGAACGAGCTCAGAGAGGCGCGGCGGACCGCGGAGCCGGAGGGACGCGACGGCGGGATCGCCGCACCCTCGTACTTCTCCTCCGCGGCCCGCGCCACACAGGAGGAGCGGGAACGGCGCGAGGACACGGCCGTCCACATCGCCGTGACGCTGTGGGCGCTGCACCAGCAGTCCCTGCGGGACGAACCCATGCACCTGGTCGGGTGGCCGCTCGGCCGGGCCGTACGCCGCCTGGCCCACGGGAGGACCGGCGTCCGGGACAGCGAGGCGTCCGTTGACGGGGCCGGTGCGGACCCGGCCGAGGAGCGGGTCGAGGACGCCGGTGAGACCGTGCGCCGGCGGTTCGTCCGGGTCGGTACGGCGTCGGACACGGACGTTTTCGCCACCCGGCTGCGCGAGCTGGTGCTGCTGCTGCGCTCGGCCCGCATCCCCCTCGACTACGCCCTCCTCGCCGATCAGCTCCTGCTGTGGCAGGACGAGAACCGCCGGGACGACGTTCGCCGGGCCTGGGGGCGCGACTTCCACCGGCGCCACGGTCGCCCCGACCCCGCCCATGTGGACGGCGAGGGCGACGAGGCGGCCACGGACTCCGTGCCGGCGGATGATTTGGCGTGA